In Chitinophaga nivalis, a single genomic region encodes these proteins:
- a CDS encoding adenylate kinase, translating into MVNLILFGPPGSGKGTQSANIISKYGLIHLSTGDLLRSEIGGKTPLGLEAQKFMDQGLLVPDEVVIGMISSKLDANPSARGFIFDGFPRTTAQAEALDKLLALKKTAISVVLSLEVPEDELIKRLLNRGLTSGRSDDATEEVVKARIVEYHNKTAPVADHYAKFGKFKKLKGDGTEEEVFDLLSKELDELVGERV; encoded by the coding sequence ATGGTCAATCTCATATTATTTGGCCCTCCCGGCAGCGGTAAGGGTACACAAAGTGCTAACATAATTAGTAAGTATGGACTGATTCACCTTTCCACCGGCGACCTCCTTCGCAGTGAAATTGGTGGCAAAACCCCATTAGGCCTGGAAGCCCAAAAGTTCATGGATCAGGGATTACTGGTTCCGGACGAGGTGGTGATAGGCATGATCAGCTCCAAACTGGACGCTAACCCAAGCGCCCGTGGTTTCATCTTTGATGGTTTCCCCCGCACTACTGCCCAGGCAGAGGCACTAGACAAATTATTGGCGCTGAAGAAAACAGCGATCTCAGTAGTATTATCCCTGGAAGTACCTGAGGATGAACTCATTAAGCGTTTATTGAACCGTGGTTTAACCTCCGGCCGCAGCGACGATGCTACGGAAGAGGTAGTGAAAGCCCGTATTGTGGAATACCACAATAAAACGGCTCCCGTAGCGGATCACTATGCCAAATTCGGTAAATTCAAGAAATTAAAGGGAGACGGTACAGAAGAAGAAGTGTTCGACCTGCTATCCAAAGAATTGGATGAACTCGTGGGAGAACGCGTATAA
- a CDS encoding DUF7674 family protein — MINQYEVPAYIEDNIPALKKALHQFPAVFHIYDTVTCFGDYTSKQLREQNFLVAGKCLQLAAKLYERGNEIVKGAIVRVFVPEVCRVPLPDAVSRIRMYSLIPDTLYHFYIQQQLSSHGNR, encoded by the coding sequence ATGATAAACCAATATGAAGTGCCGGCCTATATTGAAGACAATATACCGGCACTTAAAAAAGCCCTGCATCAGTTTCCGGCGGTATTTCATATATACGATACCGTTACCTGCTTCGGTGATTATACCAGCAAACAGCTGCGGGAACAAAATTTCCTGGTAGCAGGAAAATGTTTGCAGCTGGCAGCGAAGCTCTATGAAAGAGGAAATGAAATCGTCAAAGGCGCCATCGTCCGGGTTTTTGTACCGGAGGTATGCCGGGTACCTTTACCCGATGCGGTTAGTCGGATCAGGATGTATTCCCTGATACCTGATACACTTTATCATTTTTATATCCAGCAACAACTCAGCAGCCATGGAAACAGATGA
- a CDS encoding N-acetyltransferase yields the protein METDEEIVVRVATAMDVDFALPIVAEMEASAKARGTGIARRNPAAIREKILEGKAVIAFFKGIWAGFSYIQSWEEGRFVSNSGLIVAPAFRGLKVAGAIKHKIFELSRLLYPSAKIFSITTGLPVMKLNSRLGFEPVTYAEITQDPCFWEGCKSCINYPILADKNYRNCLCTAMLFRPDEASEP from the coding sequence ATGGAAACAGATGAGGAAATCGTCGTCCGGGTGGCCACCGCGATGGACGTTGATTTTGCTTTGCCTATTGTAGCAGAGATGGAAGCTTCGGCCAAAGCCCGTGGTACAGGGATCGCCCGCAGAAATCCGGCAGCCATCCGGGAGAAGATACTGGAAGGGAAGGCGGTCATCGCCTTTTTCAAAGGCATCTGGGCAGGATTTTCGTATATCCAGTCCTGGGAGGAAGGCCGGTTTGTATCCAACAGCGGCCTGATAGTGGCGCCAGCTTTCAGAGGATTGAAAGTAGCGGGAGCGATCAAACATAAAATATTTGAACTCAGCAGATTATTATATCCATCTGCAAAAATATTCAGTATTACTACCGGTTTACCTGTGATGAAACTCAACAGCCGGCTCGGTTTTGAGCCGGTGACCTATGCCGAAATAACGCAGGACCCATGTTTTTGGGAAGGTTGTAAGAGCTGCATTAACTATCCTATCCTGGCAGACAAAAATTACAGGAATTGTTTATGTACTGCCATGCTGTTCCGGCCCGATGAAGCCTCGGAGCCATAA
- a CDS encoding glycoside hydrolase family 3 N-terminal domain-containing protein, translating to MRKQLLVAGLTGLMITGSAFSSPPGSINKKKQKKVTERSTPQQDKAAQWADSVFQSLTPDERIAQLILIRAHSNLGQDHINAVVQDIRQNKVGGVIFFQGGPVRQANLTNYYQSISKVPLMVAIDGEWGLGMRLDSVISLPRNMMIGAVQDTALAYEAGRIIGEQCRRIGIHLDFAPDIDVNNNPNNPVINDRSFGENKYQVARMGVATIRGMQDAGIMACAKHFPGHGDTNVDSHFDLPSINKTREQLDSLELYPFREAIAAGVGSVMIAHLNIPAIDKRPNTPTSISYNAVTKLLKNELGYKGLIVTDALEMKGIAKFYTKGQESLQSLLAGNDLMILPSTSAGSVAAIRKAIKNGKISQEEVDSRVKKVLRAKYDLGLWQPQHIDTNNLTEDINAKTDSLRRRIAEKAITVVRNDKNLIPFSPAMTQQKLAVIAVGADGTNTFVETVKANKPGTDVFLFTSRQSVEQIAPIVSRIQRDYKAVIISLHDFSRRPSNNFGLSMAERLIIRQLQTEMPSATVVFGNPYALQYFCDARNIVAAYEDDSTTQRVAADLLFGKIGASGKLPVTVCPGFPSGSGVTYEVNQYTTLPSATAQEAGVNEASLLRLDGLANDMINRGAAPGCAIVAMKNGRMVYNRCFGHYEYNKEEPVSPQAIYDLASVTKICATTLAVMRLYDEGKLKLDATLGDYLPLVQGTDKAPLKIRDILLHQAGLVPYIPFYKETLYPSSYPDTLLYRPEPDDTHMIRVADRMYMRDTYTDTMWRRILDSRIVPHQGYVYSDLDYIFLGKIVEQLTGKKLNVYVQDAFYTPLGLATTGFLPRTRFDLTRLVPTEREYSFRGQLLRGDVHDPGAAMFGGVAGHAGLFSNAHDLGVIMQMLLNQGSFNGVQYLKPETVKLFTAYNSHISRRGLGFDKPEKDNYARREAYPAKSATAAAFGHTGFTGTCVWADPSSNLVFIFLSNRVYPNGGANTKLSALRTREKMLDVVYESFAN from the coding sequence ATGAGGAAACAATTACTGGTTGCAGGACTAACAGGCTTAATGATTACAGGGAGCGCCTTTTCTTCGCCTCCCGGTAGTATCAACAAAAAAAAGCAAAAAAAGGTTACGGAGCGTTCAACGCCCCAACAAGACAAGGCGGCGCAATGGGCCGACAGCGTTTTCCAATCGCTTACACCCGATGAACGTATTGCCCAGTTGATTCTGATCAGGGCGCATTCCAATCTCGGACAGGATCACATCAATGCCGTTGTGCAGGATATCCGGCAGAACAAGGTAGGGGGCGTGATCTTCTTCCAGGGCGGCCCCGTAAGACAAGCTAACCTGACGAATTATTACCAGTCCATTTCCAAAGTACCACTGATGGTGGCCATCGATGGTGAATGGGGCCTGGGCATGCGCCTCGACAGCGTCATATCCCTGCCCAGGAATATGATGATCGGCGCCGTACAGGATACTGCCCTCGCATATGAAGCCGGCCGGATCATCGGAGAACAGTGCCGCCGCATCGGTATCCACCTCGATTTTGCACCAGATATAGACGTCAACAACAATCCGAATAACCCGGTTATCAACGACCGCTCCTTCGGAGAAAATAAATACCAGGTAGCCCGCATGGGCGTAGCTACCATCAGGGGTATGCAGGATGCCGGCATCATGGCGTGCGCCAAACATTTCCCCGGTCATGGAGATACGAATGTGGATTCTCACTTTGACCTCCCATCTATTAATAAAACCCGGGAACAACTGGATTCACTGGAGCTGTACCCGTTCCGGGAAGCCATAGCCGCAGGTGTAGGATCTGTTATGATTGCCCACCTCAATATTCCGGCTATCGATAAACGCCCCAACACACCAACTTCTATTTCCTATAATGCTGTTACCAAACTTCTGAAAAATGAATTGGGCTATAAAGGCCTGATCGTGACGGATGCATTGGAAATGAAAGGGATTGCCAAGTTCTACACCAAAGGACAGGAATCTTTACAGTCGCTGCTGGCAGGCAATGACCTGATGATCCTGCCGTCTACCTCCGCCGGCAGTGTGGCGGCTATCCGGAAAGCCATCAAAAACGGGAAAATCAGCCAGGAAGAAGTAGACAGCCGCGTGAAAAAAGTATTGCGCGCCAAATACGACCTGGGTCTGTGGCAACCACAACACATTGATACCAATAACCTGACGGAAGATATCAATGCAAAAACAGATTCCCTGCGGCGCCGCATTGCAGAAAAAGCCATCACCGTTGTACGTAACGATAAAAACCTGATTCCTTTTTCTCCGGCCATGACGCAGCAGAAACTGGCAGTAATAGCCGTAGGCGCCGATGGAACCAATACTTTCGTGGAAACAGTGAAGGCCAACAAGCCCGGTACAGATGTTTTTCTGTTTACCTCCCGGCAGTCTGTAGAACAGATTGCGCCTATTGTTTCCCGTATTCAGCGCGATTATAAAGCGGTGATTATCAGTTTACACGACTTTAGCCGCCGCCCGTCCAACAATTTCGGATTATCTATGGCAGAAAGGCTGATCATCCGCCAGTTGCAGACGGAAATGCCATCGGCCACCGTCGTATTTGGAAATCCTTATGCACTCCAGTATTTCTGCGATGCCCGTAATATAGTAGCAGCCTATGAAGACGATAGCACTACCCAACGCGTGGCGGCAGATTTGCTTTTTGGTAAAATCGGTGCATCCGGTAAACTACCGGTAACGGTTTGTCCGGGTTTCCCTTCTGGTAGCGGTGTTACCTATGAAGTGAACCAATACACTACTTTACCATCGGCCACTGCACAGGAAGCCGGGGTGAATGAAGCTTCCCTGCTGCGGTTAGACGGACTCGCCAATGATATGATCAACCGGGGCGCTGCACCGGGATGTGCCATCGTAGCGATGAAAAACGGCCGGATGGTGTATAACCGTTGTTTCGGACATTATGAATATAATAAGGAGGAGCCGGTATCTCCGCAAGCCATTTACGACCTGGCTTCTGTAACGAAAATATGTGCTACCACATTGGCCGTGATGCGGTTATATGATGAAGGAAAGCTGAAACTGGATGCTACCCTGGGCGATTATCTTCCCCTGGTACAGGGCACCGACAAAGCCCCGCTTAAAATCCGGGATATTTTATTGCATCAGGCAGGACTGGTACCCTATATCCCTTTCTATAAAGAAACATTGTATCCTTCCAGCTATCCGGACACGTTGCTATATCGGCCGGAACCGGATGATACACACATGATCCGGGTGGCAGACAGGATGTACATGCGCGATACCTACACCGATACCATGTGGCGGCGAATACTGGATAGCAGAATAGTGCCGCATCAGGGGTATGTATATAGTGACCTGGATTATATCTTTCTCGGAAAAATTGTAGAACAGCTTACCGGGAAAAAACTAAACGTATACGTACAGGATGCTTTTTATACTCCACTGGGGCTGGCTACTACCGGCTTCTTACCTCGTACGCGCTTCGACCTTACCAGGCTGGTACCTACAGAACGGGAGTATAGCTTCCGCGGACAACTGTTAAGAGGAGATGTGCATGATCCGGGAGCGGCCATGTTTGGCGGCGTAGCGGGCCATGCCGGCTTGTTTTCAAACGCACACGACCTGGGAGTGATTATGCAAATGTTATTAAACCAGGGTAGTTTTAACGGGGTACAATATCTGAAGCCGGAAACAGTAAAGTTATTTACGGCTTATAATAGTCATATCAGCCGGCGGGGATTAGGCTTCGACAAGCCTGAAAAAGACAATTATGCCCGGAGAGAGGCATATCCTGCCAAAAGCGCCACTGCAGCTGCTTTCGGCCATACCGGTTTTACCGGTACCTGTGTCTGGGCGGACCCTTCCAGTAACCTGGTGTTTATATTCCTGAGCAACCGGGTGTATCCTAACGGCGGCGCCAATACGAAATTATCTGCTCTACGTACCAGAGAAAAAATGCTGGATGTAGTGTATGAGTCTTTTGCTAACTGA
- the obgE gene encoding GTPase ObgE, producing the protein MEKANFVDYIRVFCKSGKGGAGSMHFMRTKFNAQAGPDGGDGGRGGHVILRGNSQLWTLLHLRWHKNLLAEDGENGSGDNCTGRFGKDIIIEVPLGTQAKDEETGEVEAEILHDGQEIIWVPGGQGGRGNAYFKSATNQTPEYAQPGMPGKEGWKVVELKVLADVGLVGFPNAGKSTLLSTITAAKPKVADYAFTTLTPQLGMVEYRDSKSFCIADLPGIIEGAHEGKGLGHRFLRHIERNAVLLFLIPADSADHRKEFDVLVNELEQYNPELLDKQFLLAISKSDMLDDELKAAISAELPENVPHVFISSVTNQGLSELKDILWTALSNNSRVDTPGTVDAE; encoded by the coding sequence GTGGAAAAAGCGAACTTCGTAGATTATATCCGTGTATTTTGCAAATCAGGAAAAGGTGGTGCAGGCAGTATGCATTTTATGCGTACTAAATTTAATGCACAGGCCGGCCCCGATGGTGGTGATGGCGGTAGAGGCGGGCATGTTATTTTAAGAGGTAACTCCCAGCTGTGGACCCTGTTGCACCTTCGCTGGCATAAAAACCTGCTGGCGGAAGATGGCGAAAACGGTAGCGGCGACAACTGCACCGGCAGATTCGGCAAGGATATTATCATCGAAGTACCCCTGGGTACCCAGGCTAAAGACGAGGAAACCGGAGAAGTAGAAGCCGAAATTTTACATGACGGCCAGGAAATCATCTGGGTCCCTGGCGGCCAGGGAGGCCGGGGAAATGCTTATTTCAAATCAGCCACTAACCAAACCCCCGAATATGCCCAACCCGGCATGCCCGGCAAAGAAGGCTGGAAAGTAGTGGAACTGAAAGTATTGGCAGACGTTGGCCTTGTAGGCTTTCCCAATGCCGGCAAATCTACCCTGTTATCTACCATCACTGCTGCCAAACCCAAAGTAGCAGACTACGCATTCACCACGCTCACCCCTCAGCTGGGCATGGTAGAATACCGCGACAGTAAATCATTTTGTATTGCCGACCTACCCGGTATCATTGAAGGAGCACACGAAGGAAAAGGGCTAGGACACCGGTTTTTACGACATATTGAAAGAAACGCCGTATTATTATTCCTTATTCCTGCCGACAGTGCCGATCACCGCAAAGAGTTTGACGTACTGGTTAATGAGCTGGAACAATATAATCCTGAATTGCTGGACAAACAGTTTCTGCTGGCCATCAGTAAAAGCGATATGCTGGACGATGAGCTGAAAGCCGCTATATCAGCGGAATTACCGGAAAATGTTCCGCACGTATTTATCTCTTCTGTCACGAATCAGGGCCTGAGTGAATTGAAAGACATCCTGTGGACCGCCCTCAGTAATAACAGCAGAGTTGATACACCCGGCACCGTAGACGCAGAATAA